In the genome of Rhizobium etli 8C-3, one region contains:
- a CDS encoding phage tail tip fiber protein, which translates to MPIFTGIAAAISGALFAGSAIATSLIAGGLAFAVQLGMSYLNRQKKQKYTAVQGEVQFGADVPAGTGFGLLPVMGQRVYYAKWGKGNKFNADVFALANGWCDGLEPYVYFYGQKYNLIARDIIDNEVAHYWVEGFESHISIRFYDGRPGQGPDTKLVADTANLGKTWKATSVGAGICYVVVERRYDSDKFSKGRPDFKWVLRGLREYDPRKDSTVAGGSGPQRLDNPATWAHTTNPAVHRLNYQLGLRGLLSGRTLIGEGKSLGQIDLATYFLSMNVCDTVRAGKKTYECSLWVDGEMDHTEILKEFDDAMAGYGLNRRGLSGVIPGAPQIPVLTLTANDIPVDRPQEIQRRKSAFDLYNYISGQFTSIESMWEPESLKPVTVNADIAADGRRRQTTNDFLQVTDPDIAQYLLNIRYRQNRKGGSATVPVSRRVGLAVQEGEWISFEGVTWLITEWQCDENFRFTLKLAETGSDIYDDGDIEPGPIVIPPTPPINPSMLSTVQNFNVQGGMITGDGGYDQPALKFTWDPPDDPTITAVRIQYQINGGGEMFQEQSLDPESGEYTTTKNVLSDELYAARATITTVPDRLKTYTPWIFAATKTGIIDLNVGLGQVNQDVLDRFHQLQQELDDNRPLLVQLQEAFQLATSVFEQSRRRLTAEVGSNKAIFDEQIVAIADDLSAAAAQTTTISASVAGLSGEVSSATAQGLVKFGVAANQSGVDARFSVFLRGSINDVYKESGFYLELYTEGGVQKSRFAVLADQFVVTDGSISTLPMVFEGGALKLQIANIGTVTAGILQSPNGKMVINLNAGTIEVFS; encoded by the coding sequence ATGCCCATTTTCACAGGTATTGCGGCCGCCATTAGCGGCGCGCTGTTTGCTGGCTCGGCGATAGCGACGTCGCTCATTGCGGGCGGCCTGGCCTTTGCTGTGCAGCTCGGCATGAGCTACCTCAATCGGCAGAAAAAGCAGAAATACACGGCCGTTCAAGGCGAGGTGCAATTTGGAGCCGACGTCCCGGCTGGGACCGGCTTCGGACTTCTGCCGGTCATGGGGCAGCGCGTCTATTATGCCAAGTGGGGGAAGGGCAACAAGTTCAATGCCGATGTCTTCGCGCTGGCAAACGGCTGGTGCGATGGACTTGAGCCCTACGTCTATTTCTACGGCCAGAAGTACAATCTGATTGCTCGCGATATCATCGACAATGAGGTGGCACATTATTGGGTCGAGGGCTTTGAGTCGCACATTTCCATCCGCTTCTATGACGGAAGGCCGGGGCAGGGGCCGGATACCAAGCTTGTCGCCGACACCGCCAATCTCGGCAAAACATGGAAGGCGACCAGCGTTGGCGCCGGCATCTGCTATGTCGTTGTCGAGCGCAGGTATGATAGCGACAAGTTCTCGAAGGGGCGCCCGGATTTCAAGTGGGTCTTACGCGGCCTTCGCGAATATGATCCGCGCAAGGACTCGACGGTTGCGGGCGGGTCCGGCCCGCAGCGTCTCGACAATCCTGCGACCTGGGCGCACACGACGAACCCTGCCGTTCACCGGCTGAACTACCAACTCGGCCTTCGCGGTCTGCTTTCCGGCCGCACGTTGATCGGCGAAGGCAAAAGCCTCGGGCAGATCGACCTTGCGACTTACTTCCTGTCGATGAACGTCTGCGACACGGTTCGCGCCGGCAAGAAGACCTATGAATGCTCGCTGTGGGTCGATGGCGAGATGGACCATACAGAGATCCTGAAAGAGTTCGACGACGCCATGGCGGGCTACGGGCTCAACCGGCGCGGCCTCTCCGGTGTCATTCCCGGCGCGCCGCAAATCCCGGTGCTGACGCTCACTGCCAATGACATTCCCGTTGACCGGCCTCAGGAAATCCAGCGGCGCAAATCGGCCTTCGATCTCTACAACTATATTTCCGGGCAGTTTACCTCGATCGAGAGCATGTGGGAGCCGGAGAGCCTGAAGCCGGTCACCGTTAACGCGGATATCGCGGCCGACGGCCGCCGGCGGCAGACGACGAACGATTTCCTGCAGGTGACCGATCCGGACATCGCGCAATACCTGCTCAACATTCGCTACCGGCAGAACCGTAAGGGCGGCAGTGCCACGGTGCCGGTGAGCCGTCGCGTCGGCCTCGCCGTGCAGGAAGGCGAGTGGATATCGTTCGAGGGCGTGACTTGGCTGATCACTGAATGGCAGTGTGACGAGAACTTCCGCTTCACGCTGAAGTTGGCCGAAACTGGTTCCGATATCTATGACGATGGCGACATCGAGCCGGGTCCGATCGTCATCCCGCCGACGCCGCCGATCAATCCGTCGATGCTGTCGACGGTGCAAAACTTCAATGTTCAGGGTGGCATGATCACCGGCGACGGCGGTTACGACCAGCCCGCATTGAAGTTCACCTGGGACCCGCCGGATGATCCGACGATCACGGCCGTGCGCATCCAGTACCAGATCAACGGCGGCGGAGAGATGTTTCAAGAACAGTCGCTTGATCCGGAGAGCGGCGAATACACGACGACGAAGAATGTCCTGTCGGATGAACTCTACGCCGCGCGTGCGACGATCACGACGGTGCCTGATCGGCTGAAGACCTATACACCGTGGATTTTCGCGGCGACAAAGACCGGCATCATCGATCTCAATGTCGGGCTCGGCCAGGTCAACCAGGATGTGCTCGATCGCTTCCATCAGCTGCAGCAGGAGCTCGACGATAACCGGCCGCTGCTCGTGCAGCTGCAGGAGGCGTTCCAGTTGGCGACTTCGGTGTTCGAGCAATCGCGGCGGCGCCTGACAGCAGAGGTCGGCAGCAACAAGGCGATCTTCGACGAACAGATCGTCGCCATTGCCGACGATCTGAGCGCTGCGGCGGCGCAAACCACGACGATCTCTGCGAGCGTGGCGGGCCTTTCCGGTGAGGTCAGCAGCGCCACGGCACAAGGCCTCGTCAAATTCGGTGTTGCCGCCAATCAAAGCGGCGTCGATGCCCGGTTCTCCGTCTTCCTGCGCGGCTCGATCAATGACGTCTACAAGGAAAGCGGCTTTTACCTTGAACTCTACACCGAGGGAGGCGTGCAGAAGTCGCGCTTTGCGGTGCTTGCCGATCAGTTCGTCGTCACCGATGGCAGCATATCGACGCTGCCGATGGTGTTCGAAGGCGGCGCTTTGAAACTGCAGATCGCCAACATTGGGACGGTGACAGCTGGCATCCTGCAGAGCCCGAACGGCAAGATGGTGATTAATCTCAACGCGGGAACGATTGAGGTTTTCAGCTAA
- a CDS encoding pyocin knob domain-containing S74 family peptidase: MTAPYTSGQVTLVNGSAAVVGVATGWATALIAGGVLFVEADGNALPILGITDDTHLTAAVKWKGASGTYPYAIVRDTAYLQQLTTNSQALAALVQELGGDALTALAALTPAANKVPYFNGEGSATLADFRTKGRAIAAANTMSDLLSELGPVFGGICPVPSAAGVGLADGNMNTINVRGEYTIAGDWTNGPDGAGAVTYSGVLDVMVRTFNNFFKQIFYRSGGRIYSRESTDGATWTTWLLDPALNTANTWTAIQTFSTATAFSASITVDAGSSYSAILLNRSGMNAAIEALASPAFQLGTQTAHPVIFRVNNVERARFEPTNGDFLIGTTATIDPASGSTVGLNVRCSTGRMWRRVSGYNPFIQARLVSEGTLQEFYYGASSVGTIAVTSTSTTFNTTSDYRLKTNVEPLVTFSVEPEDFASLNNALLRVLAYRPVSYNWIATGELSHGFIAHELQGAAPHAVTGEKDAIRKIGRITLPDREEQREILLPDRIGEREVIDPVTGETYVETYTIKGETRIETYTVKGSVLENVDQSEMVEGATWEETGEVPVYQVVDHSKLVPDLVAAVQALTMTVLELRREVDTLKSA, encoded by the coding sequence ATGACCGCACCCTACACATCGGGGCAAGTAACCCTTGTCAATGGATCGGCCGCCGTGGTCGGCGTCGCAACCGGCTGGGCAACCGCGTTGATCGCCGGCGGCGTGCTGTTCGTCGAGGCGGACGGCAACGCGCTCCCGATCCTCGGCATCACCGACGACACGCACCTGACGGCCGCCGTGAAATGGAAGGGTGCCAGCGGCACCTATCCGTATGCGATCGTCCGCGACACCGCCTACCTGCAGCAATTGACGACCAATAGCCAGGCGCTGGCCGCGCTTGTTCAGGAGCTCGGCGGAGATGCCTTGACGGCGCTTGCTGCGCTTACGCCTGCGGCCAACAAGGTTCCGTACTTCAACGGTGAGGGGTCCGCCACATTGGCGGATTTCAGAACGAAGGGCCGTGCGATCGCCGCTGCGAATACGATGTCCGATCTGCTTTCGGAACTCGGTCCGGTGTTCGGCGGTATCTGCCCCGTCCCGTCCGCTGCCGGTGTCGGTCTAGCTGACGGAAACATGAACACAATCAACGTTCGAGGTGAATACACCATTGCGGGCGATTGGACCAACGGACCTGACGGGGCGGGTGCGGTCACGTACTCAGGTGTGCTTGATGTCATGGTGCGGACGTTCAATAACTTCTTTAAGCAAATATTCTATCGTTCAGGCGGTCGCATATATTCACGCGAATCGACCGATGGCGCGACTTGGACTACTTGGCTTCTTGATCCTGCGCTTAACACCGCTAACACCTGGACCGCGATACAAACGTTTTCCACCGCAACGGCCTTCAGTGCTTCGATAACGGTTGATGCCGGATCAAGTTACAGTGCGATACTCTTAAATCGATCTGGCATGAATGCCGCGATTGAGGCTCTTGCATCACCTGCTTTCCAACTTGGAACGCAAACAGCGCATCCCGTGATTTTTCGGGTTAACAACGTAGAGCGCGCCCGATTCGAGCCGACAAACGGTGACTTTCTAATTGGCACAACTGCGACGATCGACCCTGCGAGCGGTTCAACGGTAGGCTTGAACGTGCGTTGTTCAACCGGGCGCATGTGGCGGCGGGTGAGCGGCTATAATCCGTTTATTCAGGCGCGGCTTGTTTCTGAGGGCACTCTTCAGGAATTTTACTACGGTGCGTCGAGCGTCGGAACAATTGCCGTTACGTCAACATCGACAACTTTCAACACGACGTCGGATTACCGCCTGAAGACGAACGTTGAACCGCTCGTGACGTTCTCGGTTGAGCCGGAAGATTTCGCATCACTTAATAACGCGTTGCTCCGCGTTCTCGCATATCGCCCCGTTTCCTATAACTGGATTGCCACAGGTGAGCTTTCTCACGGGTTCATTGCTCACGAGCTACAAGGGGCGGCACCGCACGCTGTCACGGGTGAAAAAGACGCGATACGCAAGATTGGCAGAATAACGCTGCCAGATCGCGAAGAACAGCGCGAAATCCTCTTGCCGGATCGCATCGGGGAACGCGAAGTAATCGATCCGGTGACCGGTGAAACATACGTCGAGACGTACACGATCAAGGGTGAGACTCGCATAGAGACGTATACGGTCAAAGGGTCCGTACTGGAGAACGTTGACCAAAGTGAAATGGTCGAGGGCGCGACCTGGGAAGAAACCGGGGAAGTCCCGGTGTATCAGGTCGTTGACCACAGCAAGCTCGTTCCCGATCTCGTTGCCGCCGTTCAGGCGCTGACCATGACGGTGCTCGAATTGCGCCGGGAAGTGGACACTCTAAAGAGCGCCTAG